The following nucleotide sequence is from Pasteurella multocida.
CAGTAAACGGCGGCCGTAACTATAACGGTCCTAAGGTAGCGAAATTCCTTGTCGGGTAAGTTCCGACCTGCACGAATGGCATAATGATGGCCAGGCTGTCTCCACCCGAGACTCAGTGAAATTGAAATCGCCGTGAAGATGCGGTGTACCCGCGGCTAGACGGAAAGACCCCGTGAACCTTTACTATAGCTTGACACTGAACATTGAATTTTGATGTGTAGGATAGGTGGGAGCCTTTGAAGCAGTGACGCCAGTCATTGTGGAGGCGACCTTGAAATACCACCCTTTAACGTTTGATGTTCTAACGAAGTGCCTGAAACGGGTACTCGGACAGTGTCTGGTGGGTAGTTTGACTGGGGCGGTCTCCTCCCAAAGCGTAACGGAGGAGCACGAAGGTTTGCTAATGACGGTCGGACATCGTCAGGTTAGTGCAATGGTATAAGCAAGCTTAACTGCGAGACAGACAAGTCGAGCAGGTGCGAAAGCAGGTCATAGTGATCCGGTGGTTCTGAATGGAAGGGCCATCGCTCAACGGATAAAAGGTACTCCGGGGATAACAGGCTGATACCGCCCAAGAGTTCATATCGACGGCGGTGTTTGGCACCTCGATGTCGGCTCATCACATCCTGGGGCTGAAGTAGGTCCCAAGGGTATGGCTGTTCGCCATTTAAAGTGGTACGCGAGCTGGGTTTAGAACGTCGTGAGACAGTTCGGTCCCTATCTGCCGTGGGCGTTGGATGATTGATTGGGGCTGCTCCTAGTACGAGAGGACCGGAGTGGACGCATCACTGGTGTTCCAGTTGTCTCGCCAGAGGCATTGCTGGGTAGCTAAATGCGGAAGAGATAAGTGCTGAAAGCATCTAAGCACGAAACTTGCCAAGAGATGAGTCATCCCTGACTTTAAGTCAGTAAGGGTTGTTGTAGACTACGACGTAGATAGGTTGGGTGTGTAAGTGTAGTGATACATTGAGCTAACCAATACTAATTGCCCGAGAGGCTTAACCATACAACGCTCAAGTGTTTTTGGGTGTTGAGTGAGATGTTAGACGAAGACGAAGAAGAGAAAATTACTTTAGACAGCTTGTTTTTGATTAAAGTGCGAGAGTGAAGAAAGCACGAAGGAAGAACAGAAGAATAGAGAAGACATCAACCGAATATCTTGGCGGCGATAGTGCAGTGGACCCACCTAACTCCATGCCGAACTTAGAAGTGAAACGCTGTAACGCCGATGGTAGTGTGGGGCTTCCCCATGTGAGAGTAGGACACCGCCAGGTCTGAATGAGAAGAAACCTCAAGTAGAGATACTTGAGGTTTTTTTTGTGTTTGGAGAGAGTGGGGATATGGGGAGAGTGTCATTTGCATAAAAAGCATGGAAATGAGGAAAGCTCAGGGGCGCCATGCTGTGATTACATGCACGATGACCCATTGAGTGCTGCTAGATTTATTTTAGAATGTCATCAAGCTCAAAGCCTTTTGTCATCACACTTACACTTGGTGATGCTTCATATTGCCAAAGCATATCTGATGAAGCATTAGACAATTTCACTTCAATACTTTCCCCTTGTTTAAAGGTTATTCTTTTTAAAGAATGGCTATGATTAATTTTTATATGAAATGTTTAATACAATGATAGAACCAGTTTTTTAGCTCAGAATGAGTTTGATGGGATTCTCTTTCCGATTTATCATGACATAAAAAACATTGAATATTGACCGCACTTTAGGTAGTTAATGCGTTTGTATCTTGAATATTTCCTATCTAAATATTCTCGTTTGTTTCTTAGATTCTTTTGTTGTCATTAGAGTAAGCATAGTATGTGCTTATATGAAATGAAAAATAATGTGAATACAGCATGGCTACATCCCAAACTAAAGTGGAAAAGAGGAAAAAAAGACCAATAGAATTGGCGGTAAGATATTTGTTATAAAGCCAAAACTGATCGCCAATGGGACAACTTCAATCCCCCCTGCTTTTTGGATGATCGGTAATGTACAATCTAAAGCTGTCGCGCCTGAAATGCCGACTGCAGAAGAGCGGTGATTTTGCATTAAAAATGGGATGAGAAATAAGCTAACGATTTCACGTGAGAGGTCGTTAAAAAAGGCGATACTACCAAACATTGGTCCCCATGCATCGTTAATGAGGACACTGGACAGAGAGTACCAACCAAACCCAGACGCAATTGCCAGACCTTGGGTGAGGGGTAATTTTAATAGTATTGCAGCGAGTAGCCCACCCAGTAAGGATGTGATAATGAAAATTACCCCAGTTATCAATCCTCGCTTATTGAAAAGTACATCACGTAAAGCAATGCCATTATTCCTTAATTGGATGCCAACGGAAAAAATAAGACAAACTAAGACGTAAGTACTGGCGTGTTCAGGTAGACTGAATTTACCTTTTATTACATAACCGATGAAGGCACCAAGAAGTACCATCGCACAAAGTTTTCCTGAATCAAATAAGAGTTTCCAACGAGAGGGCATCTCACCTGTGACTTTTTTTAATGGTTTAGGGGAAAACCGATCATAAGCGATGAGTCCCACCAAATTGAATGATTGGATCAGAATGGCAAAAGTAGCGGCGGAAATCGCAATGACAGGTAACTTTTTTGCCAGATCATCTAATTGTCCTAATGAAAATCCCATGATGAATAAAATAATATAAAGTAGTATCATCAGGATGTGATTAATTGAGGTTAAGAGTATTTTGTTTTGTGTTTTTATGAGATAACCGACAAAAAGTGGACATAAAACAATGAGAAGCCCTTCGTACATATAAATTTTCCTTAACTAAAACGCTTTCTCCATTCTAGGTAAGGCAAGGAAAAAAACAAGAGGTGTTTATGCATTTACGGCAATTAGACGTGTTGGGATTTCGAGGTATTCACCGTTTATCTATCCATTTTAGTGCGGATATGGTGTTAATCGGTGAAAATATGTGGGGAAAATCCAGTTTACTCTCTGCATTAAGTTTGATTTTTAACCCAGAAAAAGCACTTTATCAATTTACATTGCGTGATTTTCATATTCCAGCTGAACAAACTGAGCCGGTACGCCACCTTATCTTATTATTTACTTTTGCGGAAAGTGAAAAAAACGAAGACAGTATGGAGTATCACTTACCTTATTTACAACATCATTTGCTCGTCGACCATCCAGATGGTTATCAACGTCTTTATTTACGGGTTGAAGGACAGATCAATGCAAACAATGAAGTGAATACGACTTATGCATTTCTTAATGAAAAGGGCGAGCCAATTGTGGTTGATGATATCAATAACTTGGTATTTTCATTAATTGCTCGTCATCCTGTTTATCGTTTCCGTGATGCTCGATTAAATCGCGCACATCATTCCTTCCGATTTATTCGTACTGAAATCCAAGATGAGACTCAAGATGAAATTCGTGCGGTTTCTGATCTGTTATGCTATTACTTCTTGAATCATAAAAATATGACGGAAATTAAACAGGATACGACGTTACTCTGGCATAAAGCGAAGTCACTGTGCACTAAATTAAAACAAGATGAAACGCATCGGCTACGCAAGAAGCTGTTTTTTTCGTTAGCCAGTTTATTTGTTCGCAATCAACGTATTCATTTCGGTCGTTTTACGCGTCCGATTATCCTCTTTGAAGATCCCGATGCGAGATTGCATCCAAGAATGGTAGCGATTATGTGGGAGCTTGTCAGTTATTTGCCGGTACAGCGGATTACAACCACGAATTCGGTTGAATTACTTTCACAAGTCAATTTAAATGCGATTTGCCGTTTAGTGCGTACACCAGAAAAAATCAATTGTTTTCAATTACGCCGAAAAGATCTAGGGAAAGAAGATTTTAGACGGTTAACTTTCCATATTCATCATAATCGCAGTTTAGCGTTATTTTCACGCATGTGGATTTTAGTTGAAGGAGAAAGTGAGGTTTGGATTTTATCCGAGTTAGCCAAATTATTAGAGATTAATCTTGAAATGGAGGGCATTCGGATTGTTGAATTTGCCCAAAGTGGTTTAAAACCGTTATTAAAATATGTACAAGCGATGGGCATTCAATGGTATGTGTTAACAGACGGTGACGAGGCGGGGAAAAAATACGGTGAAATCGTCGAAGATATGCTTGATGAAGAAATGGTCAGGGCAGATAGAATTACCATTTTACCCAAACGTGATATTGAACACTTTTTTTATGCTAATGGCTTTGCGGATGTCTTCATTCGCCTCGCACAGTGGCAAATTAAATCCCATTCCTATCCTATGAGTAAAATTATTCAACGCGCGATTCAACGTACCTCAAAGCCCGATCTGGCGATAGCATTATCTAATGAGATAAAAAAGCGTGGCAGTCAAGCTATTCCGTTGTTGTTTAAACGCTTGTTTTCCAAAGTATTAAGTTTAGCGCGAACGTAGCTGTTTATTTATACAGTATCTTGTGTTAAAGTGCGGTAAAATTTTAAGAAATTTAGCTGACTTGTGGATACGTTTGTTATGGCGCCGATTCGAAAGATCATTCATGTGGATATGGATTGTTTCTATGCCGCAATTGAGATGCGAGATAATCCAACTCTGATCGGAAAACCCATTGCCGTAGGAGGAGAGGCGAAACACCGTGGTGTTCTCGCCACTTGTAATTATGAGGCTCGCAAATTTGGCTTACATAGTGCCATGTCAACAGCACAAGCCTTTAAATTATGTCCTAATTTAATCTTATTACCAGTGAATATGCCTTTATATAAACAAGTATCACAGCAGATTCACCAGATTTTTCGACGCTATACCGATGTGATTGAACCGCTATCTTTAGATGAAGCCTATCTAGATGTGACAGATTCTACAGCCTGTTCAGGCTCAGCAACTTGGATAGCAACAGAAATTCGTCAGGCTATTTTTAATGAACTGGGTTTGACTGCATCTGCAGGCATTGCGCCATTAAAATTTTTGGCTAAAATTGCATCGGAACAGAATAAACCGAACGGTCAATTTGTGATTAAACCAGAACAAATTGAGCATTTTATTGCCAACTTGCCACTAAAAAAAATTCCCGGAGTGGGTAAAGTGACGGCACAGCGCTTAATGGCAATGGGGCTAAATACTTGTGCGGATATTCAGCACATGAATAAAGCGCGATTATTAGAACAATTTGGTAAACTTGGACAGCGGATTTGGGCTTTTAGTCATGGCGTTGATGAACGCCATGTTGAACCACATCGGATCTTGAAGTCGGTCGGCGTTGAGCGAACATTACAGCACAACATTGATGAATTAGCGCAAGCTTATGTCATTTTGGCTGAACTTTATGCATTGTTGATTCAGCGTCTTAAAACTCATTGTCCAACATTGTCTTTTTCTATGTTGCATAAAGTTGGTGTGAAACTGAAGTTTGCAGATTTTCATGTGACGACCTTAGAAAAACGTGGCATGCTGATTACACTTAACTCGTTTGAATTACTGCTTACACAAATTTGGCAACGTGCAGCGGGGAGAGAAATCCGTTTAATTGGTTTACATGTGAATTTGCCTGAAACAACGGAGTCTAAGACACAAGTACAGATGAGTTTGTGGTAAAATTTCTTCGGCTTGCTATTGAATTTAACGATTTTGTTACTATATTACAACACTGAATACTTAACCTAACGATAAGGATTTTACTTATGATGCGAATTTTGCTATTTCTTGCCACGAACATGGCAGTTTTAGTTGTTTTTAACATTATTTTAAGTTTGACGGGGATCCAAGCGCAAGATGCGACAGGGCTATTGCTCATGGCGGCATTATTTGGTTTTTCTGGTTCTTTAATTTCTCTGTTTTTATCTAAAACCATGGCTCTACGCGCTGTGGGGGCGGAAGTGATCAAACAGCCACGTAATGACATGGAACGTTGGTTAGTGAATACAGTTCGTTCGCAAGCTGAACGCGCGAATTTACCGATGCCTGATGTCGCAATTTATCACTCTGAAGATGTGAATGCGTTTGCGACAGGACCAAGTAAAAATAATTCCTTAGTGGCCGTGAGTACTGGCTTATTACGTGCCATGACACAAGATGAAGCAGAAGCAGTACTTGCGCATGAAGTGGCACATATTAAAAATGGTGATATGGTGACAATGACCTTATTACAAGGTGTATTGAACACTTTCGTGATTTTTGTGTCACGCATGATCGCGAAAGTCGTGTCAAGCAATCGAGATGGTGAAAGTAGCACAGGGATTTATTTTCTTGTGTCTATGGTCTTGGAAATCTTATTTGGTTTCTTAGCCAGTATGATCGCCATGTGGTTCTCTCGCTATCGAGAATTTCGTGCGGATGCAGGGTCTGCAGAGTTAGTCGGTAAACACAAAATGATTGCCGCGTTACAACGTTTGCAACGTTTACATGAACCACAAGAGTTAGAAGGGCAGCTTGCCGCTTTTGCGATTAACGGTAAACGTGGTGGTTTAGCCGCTTTATTTATGAGCCATCCGCCATTAGAAAAACGTATTGCGGCATTACAACAATTAGATAGTTTTAAATAACACTGGTAATTTATTGAAGAAAGAGGCATGATCTTGCCTCTTTTTCTTTTTTAAAGTGCGGTCAATTTTCAGAAACTTTTCAATTAGGGTATCTATGGAACATCAACTTTCCGATTTGATAGCGATTTTTAATCAATGTTTTGAACAAGAATATAATACGATTTTAGTTAAAGGTGGTGATGAACCGCTTTATGTCCCCGCAAATGAAAACTGCCCACACCATGTCATTTACTTTGCTCGAGGCTTTTACAGTAGTGGTTTACATGAAATTGCTCATTGGTTAGTGGCAGGGAAAGCGCGTCGTCAATTAGAAGATTTTGGTTATTGGTATGAACCAGATGGTAGAAGCACTGCACAACAGCGTTTATTTGAGCAAGTTGAGGTCAAACCACAAGCAATCGAATGGATTTTGTCCGATGCTGCTGGCTTTCGTTATTTTGCTAGTGTCGATAATTTAAGTGGTGAGCCTGGTGATACCCAACCGTTTAAACAAGCAGTATATGAGCAAGTCAAATGGTATGTTGAGAAAGGGTTGCCAAAACGAGCAGAAACACTACGTAGAGCCTTATGTGCATTTTATGGCACACCAGATCAAATTGATTTGGCAAGGTTTGATGTAAGCCGAATTTAGGACAGAATGAATCATGTTAGCATTAGAGATTAAGCAACTCCGTAAAGTATATAAAAATGGTGTAAAAGCATTACATGGCGTTGATCTGAGGGTGCAAGAAGGGGATTTTTATGCGTTGCTTGGTCACAATGGTGCAGGCAAATCAACCCTGATTGGCATCATCAGCTCGTTAGTAAATAAAAGCAGTGGTGAAGTCAACGTCTTTGGTTATGACTTAGATCGGGATTTAAGTGCGTTAAAACAATGTATTGGCTTAGTTCCTCAAGAGTTTAATTTTCATCAATTTGAGCGAGTCATTGATATTTTAGTCAATCAAGCTGGCTATTATGGTATCCCTCGCCATGAAGCAATAAAACGGGCAGAGATCTGGTTAAAAAAATTAGATTTGTGGGAGAAAAGAACACAGCAAGCCATTCGTTTATCTGGAGGGATGAAGCGCCGTTTAATGATTGCTCGCGCGTTAATGCATCGTCCACGGTTATTGATTTTGGATGAGCCAACAGCTGGCGTGGATATTGAATTACGCCGAACTATGTGGACGTTTTTACGTGAGCTAAACCAACAAGGTACAACCATTATTCTGACCACCCATTATTTAGAAGAGGCAGAAATGCTCTGTCGTCATATTGGGATTATTCAACAAGGTAAATTGGTGATTGATATGCCGATGAAAGCCTTGTTAGCGAAGTTAGAAACAGAAACCTTTGTTCTCGATCTGGCACCCAACTGTCCGCCGCCTCGCATTGAAGGCTATCAGGTGTTGAGCGTGACAGAGAATAGTTTAGAAGTAGAAATTCGACGTGAACAGGGACTAAATTCGCTTTTTGCACAATTATCTACACAAGGTATTCAAGTATTAAGTATGCGTAATAAAGCCAATCGTTTAGAAGAGCTTTTTGTATCGATGTCGTTAAATAAAGGAAAACAGTCTGAACAGGAAGGGGATAAATGAAATTAGCATGGGTTGCATTTCAGACGATTGTGATGAAAGAAATTCGCCGTTTTACGCGGATTTGGGTACAAACTTTGGTACTACCGGTGATCACTATGACTTTGTATTTTGTGATTTTTGGTCAATTAATCGGCAGTCGTATTGGGGAGATGGGCGGGGTCAGTTATATGCAATTTATTGTGCCCGGTTTAATTATGATGTCTTCACTCACCAATGCCTTTGCAAATGTGGCGTCGTCCTTTTATAGCACCAAATTTGCGAAAAATGTTGAAGAATTATTAATCTCACCAACTTCACCACATATTATCATTTTAGGTTATGTGACTGGAGGGATGGCTCGGGGCTTATGTGTTGGTATATTAGTCACTATGGTCGCCTTATCCTTTGTCGCCTTTGAGGTTCATTCTTGGTTTATTATTGTACTCACATTGTGTATGACGACGGCGACATTTGCGTTGGGGGGCTTGATTAATGCCGTATTTTCACGCTCTTTTGATGATATCAGTATTATCCCCACGTTTGTCTTAACACCACTGACCTATTTAGGGGGCGTTTTTTATTCGCTGACACTTTTACCGCCTTTTTGGCAGTGGGTATCAAAATTAAATCCCATTGTGTATATGATTAATGGCTTTCGTTATGGCTTTTTAGGCATCTCAGACGTCACAGTAGGCTATACATTTGGTGTGTTAATTGCTTTTATGGTCTGTTTATATACGCTCGCTTATTATTTAATTAGTCGCGGAATTGGCTTAAGAAGTTAAGATTGCTTTTTATACCACTTGTAGGATGTGATGTGTCACACAGATTTGACAGGCGGTAAAATAAATTGTTGCAAAAACGTAAAATCTTTGCTATTTGTAAGTCCGCTAACAGAAGTGAGTTTCTGGCAAACCAACAAAATCAATAAGGAAAATGACGCTATGAAAAAGTCTCTAAAGCTTTCAATCACTGCAGCATTAATGCTTTGCTCAAGCGCAGTCTTTGCTGCTGATAAAATTGTGACCATTGGTACCGGTGGTCAAACAGGGGTGTACTATGTTGTCGGTCAATCTGTTTGTCAATTAGTCAATCGTGATTCCGCGAAAACCGGCGTAAAATGTAATGCGCCATCAACAGGTGGTTCCGTTGCAAACCTTAACTCAATTGCAAGTCATCAGATGGAACTCGGTATTGCGCAATCAGACTGGCAATATCACGCTTATAATGGTTCAAGCTCGTTTGAAGGCAAAAAAAATGAGAGATTAAGAGCGGTATTTTCTATCCACCCAGAACCATTTACCTTAATGGCACGTACAGATGCAAATATTAAAGGATTTGATGATTTAAAAGGTAAACGTGTTAACGTCGGTGATCCAGGTTCTGGTACGCGTGCAACCATGAATGTGGTTCTAGGTGCAAAAGGTTGGGATGCCTCCGCTTTTAAAGTGGCGTCAGAATTAAAACCGGCTGAAATGGCGTCTGTTATGTGTGATAACAACTTAGATGCGATTACTTATAACGTAGGTCACCCAAATGGTGCATTAAAAGAAGCGGCAGCATCTTGTGATGCACATCTAGTGCCAATTACAGGACCTGAAATTGATAAATTAGTGGCAGAACACCCATATTATGCGAAAGCAACGATTCCAGGTGGTTTATATAAAGGTAGCGATAACCCAACAGAGACGTTTGGTGTATATGCGACTTTAGTAACCTCTTCTGATGTGGATGCTGACAGTGTTTATGCGATTGTGAAAGCAGTTTTCGATAACTTCGATCGTTTTAAACGTTTACACCCAGCATTCTCAAACTTAAAAGAAGAAGAAATGATTAAAAACGCACTTTCTGCTCCATTACATGATGGCGCGGTGCGTTACTATAAAGAAAGAGGTTGGTTG
It contains:
- a CDS encoding lysine exporter LysO family protein gives rise to the protein MYEGLLIVLCPLFVGYLIKTQNKILLTSINHILMILLYIILFIMGFSLGQLDDLAKKLPVIAISAATFAILIQSFNLVGLIAYDRFSPKPLKKVTGEMPSRWKLLFDSGKLCAMVLLGAFIGYVIKGKFSLPEHASTYVLVCLIFSVGIQLRNNGIALRDVLFNKRGLITGVIFIITSLLGGLLAAILLKLPLTQGLAIASGFGWYSLSSVLINDAWGPMFGSIAFFNDLSREIVSLFLIPFLMQNHRSSAVGISGATALDCTLPIIQKAGGIEVVPLAISFGFITNILPPILLVFFSSFPL
- a CDS encoding TAXI family TRAP transporter solute-binding subunit, producing MKKSLKLSITAALMLCSSAVFAADKIVTIGTGGQTGVYYVVGQSVCQLVNRDSAKTGVKCNAPSTGGSVANLNSIASHQMELGIAQSDWQYHAYNGSSSFEGKKNERLRAVFSIHPEPFTLMARTDANIKGFDDLKGKRVNVGDPGSGTRATMNVVLGAKGWDASAFKVASELKPAEMASVMCDNNLDAITYNVGHPNGALKEAAASCDAHLVPITGPEIDKLVAEHPYYAKATIPGGLYKGSDNPTETFGVYATLVTSSDVDADSVYAIVKAVFDNFDRFKRLHPAFSNLKEEEMIKNALSAPLHDGAVRYYKERGWL
- a CDS encoding ABC transporter ATP-binding protein; the protein is MLALEIKQLRKVYKNGVKALHGVDLRVQEGDFYALLGHNGAGKSTLIGIISSLVNKSSGEVNVFGYDLDRDLSALKQCIGLVPQEFNFHQFERVIDILVNQAGYYGIPRHEAIKRAEIWLKKLDLWEKRTQQAIRLSGGMKRRLMIARALMHRPRLLILDEPTAGVDIELRRTMWTFLRELNQQGTTIILTTHYLEEAEMLCRHIGIIQQGKLVIDMPMKALLAKLETETFVLDLAPNCPPPRIEGYQVLSVTENSLEVEIRREQGLNSLFAQLSTQGIQVLSMRNKANRLEELFVSMSLNKGKQSEQEGDK
- a CDS encoding ATP-dependent endonuclease; translated protein: MHLRQLDVLGFRGIHRLSIHFSADMVLIGENMWGKSSLLSALSLIFNPEKALYQFTLRDFHIPAEQTEPVRHLILLFTFAESEKNEDSMEYHLPYLQHHLLVDHPDGYQRLYLRVEGQINANNEVNTTYAFLNEKGEPIVVDDINNLVFSLIARHPVYRFRDARLNRAHHSFRFIRTEIQDETQDEIRAVSDLLCYYFLNHKNMTEIKQDTTLLWHKAKSLCTKLKQDETHRLRKKLFFSLASLFVRNQRIHFGRFTRPIILFEDPDARLHPRMVAIMWELVSYLPVQRITTTNSVELLSQVNLNAICRLVRTPEKINCFQLRRKDLGKEDFRRLTFHIHHNRSLALFSRMWILVEGESEVWILSELAKLLEINLEMEGIRIVEFAQSGLKPLLKYVQAMGIQWYVLTDGDEAGKKYGEIVEDMLDEEMVRADRITILPKRDIEHFFYANGFADVFIRLAQWQIKSHSYPMSKIIQRAIQRTSKPDLAIALSNEIKKRGSQAIPLLFKRLFSKVLSLART
- the htpX gene encoding protease HtpX, translated to MMRILLFLATNMAVLVVFNIILSLTGIQAQDATGLLLMAALFGFSGSLISLFLSKTMALRAVGAEVIKQPRNDMERWLVNTVRSQAERANLPMPDVAIYHSEDVNAFATGPSKNNSLVAVSTGLLRAMTQDEAEAVLAHEVAHIKNGDMVTMTLLQGVLNTFVIFVSRMIAKVVSSNRDGESSTGIYFLVSMVLEILFGFLASMIAMWFSRYREFRADAGSAELVGKHKMIAALQRLQRLHEPQELEGQLAAFAINGKRGGLAALFMSHPPLEKRIAALQQLDSFK
- the dinB gene encoding DNA polymerase IV, which produces MAPIRKIIHVDMDCFYAAIEMRDNPTLIGKPIAVGGEAKHRGVLATCNYEARKFGLHSAMSTAQAFKLCPNLILLPVNMPLYKQVSQQIHQIFRRYTDVIEPLSLDEAYLDVTDSTACSGSATWIATEIRQAIFNELGLTASAGIAPLKFLAKIASEQNKPNGQFVIKPEQIEHFIANLPLKKIPGVGKVTAQRLMAMGLNTCADIQHMNKARLLEQFGKLGQRIWAFSHGVDERHVEPHRILKSVGVERTLQHNIDELAQAYVILAELYALLIQRLKTHCPTLSFSMLHKVGVKLKFADFHVTTLEKRGMLITLNSFELLLTQIWQRAAGREIRLIGLHVNLPETTESKTQVQMSLW
- a CDS encoding elongation factor P hydroxylase, encoding MEHQLSDLIAIFNQCFEQEYNTILVKGGDEPLYVPANENCPHHVIYFARGFYSSGLHEIAHWLVAGKARRQLEDFGYWYEPDGRSTAQQRLFEQVEVKPQAIEWILSDAAGFRYFASVDNLSGEPGDTQPFKQAVYEQVKWYVEKGLPKRAETLRRALCAFYGTPDQIDLARFDVSRI
- a CDS encoding ABC transporter permease, whose amino-acid sequence is MKLAWVAFQTIVMKEIRRFTRIWVQTLVLPVITMTLYFVIFGQLIGSRIGEMGGVSYMQFIVPGLIMMSSLTNAFANVASSFYSTKFAKNVEELLISPTSPHIIILGYVTGGMARGLCVGILVTMVALSFVAFEVHSWFIIVLTLCMTTATFALGGLINAVFSRSFDDISIIPTFVLTPLTYLGGVFYSLTLLPPFWQWVSKLNPIVYMINGFRYGFLGISDVTVGYTFGVLIAFMVCLYTLAYYLISRGIGLRS